Genomic segment of Thermocladium sp. ECH_B:
CCTCAATAACCAGGGTACTGCATGCATACACGCTTCAAACAAGTAATGGCTACATCCTCAATGCATTCCTCGGCAACATAACGGTAACCAGCCCTGGCCAACTCGAGATCAAATTGCCTAACTCAACCAGCAGCGTCGTGAAGACCGGATCATTCTATGCCGAGAATGAAACCACATACCTAAAGGGATCGATGTATAATCCCAATGGAAAGATAAGTAATGTGACCTTATCGAGCGGGTCATACACATTAAATGAGAGCTTGACATTCGGCAATCCAATTACTCAAAGAATAGTGTTGCTAGGCAACTATGCCTATAAATCGCAGAGCGGCTTCATCAATGAAACTATAGTGCCCGTGGCCGCCAACGTAATGAACCTGCTAAACGGAGTAACCAAGTTCTACGTACCCCACATATATCAAGGTGATTACCAAGGCAATCCAACAANAAGTTGGCCAATACTAATAACTGCAAAAACATCTAATAGATATTGGGTCACAGGCANCATAAAGCAACCAATACTGGAACTAGTGCCAATAAGCATCAGAAATAATCAAATTACTTTGGCTGCTGGGGCAATGTTCTGGAGCGAGCAGTATAATGGGGGCAATGTCACGATTAGGTTAATAGGGACGTATAGTGGCGGTTCCTCGCCGCCAGGCGATGGCTTCGACATATACCTATTCATTAATCCATGGGGATGGAGCGTATCTTCCCCTTATAATCATAGCATACCATATGCAGCATCAGATTTTAATACAGGTCCAAATGGCGTCCCTAATCTTTCGCCAGTTCAGGGAGATATAATACTGCCATACGCCAATCTATATACATTTCCATATATAATGGTTCAGTGGAATCCATTCTGGCAAACTGGCTATAGCACTAGTAATGCAACTGGTCAATTTAATATATGGATGGTTAACTATACATTTAACTATATATTAATATTTCCTTATCCATCTAATCTTGGTTATTCTTATGCTGGTTTAGATGGGTATGGTAGTGGGTATTTTGCTCCTAATCCTGGTGATTATATTTGTGTTACTGTTACTTATGTGAATAAGACTAATACTTTATATGCCTCTGCCGTCGATCTTAATACGGGGCAAATGGCCACGGCCCAAGTCAATTTAACTAGTTTCTTCGCGCCCCCCACTAGCGGTAGTTACGTTTTCGGCGTGGGGGGTAGCACTGCCACAGTTGATTATGCTAATTGGGGGATTGTGCTAGTTAATTACACTAATTCTAAGTAGATTTTCAACAAAAGGGAATTTTCTTTTTTCCTAATAGCACTGGAACAGTTTTTATAGCGTTTCCATTATCTCGGTTAGTGCCTTGGCGAATTCCTTTGTTCCGAGCGGGGTCACATTCATGAATCTAGCTAGGTCCTGGGTCACCTTCTTCTGGTTCACTGCCTCGTTTATTGCCTTGTCGATTAGGTCGGCGGCCTCTGTCCAACCCATGAATCTAAGCATTAATTCGCCGCCCCTAATTATGCCTGTGGGGTTAGCCACGTTCTTTCCAGCGTACTTGGGGGCAGTGCCGTGGACTGCCTCAAACATTCCTCCAGTGTCCCCAACATTTGCTCCGCCCAGTACCCCTATGTTGCCTATTAATGCCCCGGCGGCGTCGCTTATGTAATCCCCATCCAGGTTCGGGGCAAGTATCACGTCATAGCTCTCGGTTCTAGTTATTATTTGTTGAAACATGTTGTCCGCTATCCTATCATTAATGAGGAGTTTCCCGGCCTGGGGCGCTCCCTTGCTTACCTCGTCCTCCGTCACCACTTGATCCCTGAACTCCTTAAGCGCGACCTCGTACGCCCACTCCCTGAATGCGCCTTCAGTGTACTTCATTATGTTGCCCTTATGCATTATGGTGACGCTTCTCCTCTTGTTTTGTAGCGCGTACCTTATCGCCATCCTCGCCACTCTCTGGGTCTTGTACTTGCTTATGGGTTTAATGCCGATGCCGGCGTCATCCTCTATCTCAACCTTTAATTCCCTCCGCAGGAAATCCCTTAACTTAACTGCCTCCGGGCTGTCCCACCTCCACTCTATCCCCCTATACAAGTCATCCGTGTTCTCCCTAACTATTATTAGATCCACCTTCTCCGGGTTCCGCAGAGGGGACTCCAAGCCCTTCATGTACTTCACGGGCCTTATATTGGCGTAGGCATCGAGTATTAACCTAATGGTGACGTTGAGGGATCGGAACCCGCCCCCAATGGGGGTCTCGAGGGGGCCCTTAAGCACGACCCTGTATTTCTGTATTAAGTCAATTGATTCCTGGGGGAACCTATTCCCAGCCATT
This window contains:
- a CDS encoding isocitrate dehydrogenase (Converts isocitrate to alpha ketoglutarate), encoding MKYNPPEDGEPIRVENGVWRTPSKPIVLFIDGDGIGPEITRAAMSVMDKAVEVAYKSSRQIKWLEAYVGEKAEKMAGNRFPQESIDLIQKYRVVLKGPLETPIGGGFRSLNVTIRLILDAYANIRPVKYMKGLESPLRNPEKVDLIIVRENTDDLYRGIEWRWDSPEAVKLRDFLRRELKVEIEDDAGIGIKPISKYKTQRVARMAIRYALQNKRRSVTIMHKGNIMKYTEGAFREWAYEVALKEFRDQVVTEDEVSKGAPQAGKLLINDRIADNMFQQIITRTESYDVILAPNLDGDYISDAAGALIGNIGVLGGANVGDTGGMFEAVHGTAPKYAGKNVANPTGIIRGGELMLRFMGWTEAADLIDKAINEAVNQKKVTQDLARFMNVTPLGTKEFAKALTEIMETL